A window of the Gemmatimonadota bacterium genome harbors these coding sequences:
- a CDS encoding deoxyribonuclease IV, translated as MKGKRAKASAARRPAVKKTVAKKAAAKKAAAKKAVVKKAATKKPSSKKPLPKKPLPKKPLPKKPAAKKPVAKTVAPVAPKKKSSRDIRPKASDVRLSTVPKPVVPSPDPLGPLGAHVSTQGGVALAPQRGDDIGASGIQVFTKVPNQWKEKEVTADEVAAYRAAMSASGQRWATSHDSYLINLASPDPTLRARSLESFIMELRRCNALGLDALVSHPGNFLDERASGIARNADAITQALEAAPGPTRLCMELTAGQGTVIGSTFEEMADLLARIPSPLQHRLGVCLDTCHVYAAGYDLRNDYDGVWARFADVIGFARLGVLHLNDSMGALGSRKDRHALLGEGEIGDGAFRRIMTDERLRLVPKMLETPKGDDMVSNDRRMLTKLRGFAAAG; from the coding sequence ATGAAGGGCAAGCGCGCGAAGGCCTCGGCGGCTCGGCGGCCGGCGGTGAAGAAGACGGTCGCGAAGAAGGCAGCGGCGAAGAAGGCGGCGGCCAAGAAGGCGGTCGTCAAGAAGGCAGCGACGAAGAAGCCCTCATCCAAGAAGCCGCTGCCCAAGAAGCCGCTGCCCAAGAAGCCGCTGCCCAAGAAGCCGGCTGCGAAGAAGCCAGTCGCGAAGACCGTCGCCCCCGTCGCGCCGAAGAAGAAGTCCAGTCGCGACATCCGGCCCAAGGCCTCCGATGTCCGCCTCTCGACGGTGCCCAAGCCCGTCGTTCCCTCCCCCGATCCGCTCGGTCCGCTCGGTGCGCACGTCTCCACGCAGGGTGGCGTCGCTCTCGCGCCGCAGCGCGGCGACGACATCGGCGCGAGCGGGATCCAGGTCTTCACGAAGGTCCCCAACCAGTGGAAGGAGAAGGAGGTCACCGCGGACGAGGTGGCCGCGTATCGCGCCGCGATGTCCGCGAGCGGCCAGCGATGGGCCACGTCGCATGACTCCTACCTGATCAACCTCGCCTCGCCCGACCCGACGCTCCGCGCGCGCTCGCTCGAGAGCTTCATCATGGAGCTCCGCCGCTGCAACGCGCTCGGCCTCGACGCGCTCGTCAGTCATCCCGGCAACTTCCTCGACGAGCGCGCGAGCGGCATCGCGCGCAACGCCGACGCGATCACGCAGGCCCTCGAGGCCGCCCCCGGCCCGACGCGGCTCTGCATGGAACTCACGGCCGGCCAGGGCACGGTGATCGGTTCGACCTTCGAGGAGATGGCCGATCTGCTCGCGCGCATCCCGTCGCCGCTGCAGCATCGCCTCGGCGTCTGCCTCGACACCTGCCACGTCTACGCCGCCGGCTACGACCTGCGGAACGACTACGACGGCGTCTGGGCGCGCTTCGCCGACGTGATCGGCTTCGCGCGGCTCGGCGTGCTGCACCTCAACGACTCGATGGGCGCGCTCGGTAGCCGCAAGGACCGGCATGCGCTCCTCGGCGAGGGCGAGATCGGCGACGGCGCGTTCCGCCGCATCATGACGGACGAGCGGCTGCGGCTGGTCCCGAAGATGCTCGAGACGCCGAAGGGGGACGACATGGTGTCGAACGATCGGCGCATGCTCACGAAGCTTCGCGGGTTCGCGGCCGCGGGCTGA
- a CDS encoding cyanophycinase, which produces MSPSKVPDGKERGWIIPIGGGEQKEYDRHILDRFVQLCGGRDAAIMVIPTASKLEDTGERYRKVFTDLGAGEVHVVDFDTRRDAYERNRLDAIADCNGIFLTGGNQLRLSTLIGGTDVARLLRERNAAGVHIAGTSAGASFLSEHMIAFGEDNAAPHAGSVTLAPGLGLTNRVVIDQHFTQRNRLGRLITALAFNPFLIGLGLDEDTAAFIGPDQTVEVEGSGTLTIVDAEKLKFSSMDQAGPNDPVSMLGITLHVLIRGATFNLHTRKASAGTLAAVKG; this is translated from the coding sequence ATGAGTCCCTCCAAGGTCCCCGACGGCAAGGAACGCGGCTGGATCATCCCCATCGGCGGTGGCGAGCAGAAGGAGTACGACCGCCACATCCTCGACCGCTTCGTCCAGCTCTGCGGCGGGCGCGATGCGGCGATCATGGTCATCCCCACCGCCTCCAAGCTGGAGGACACGGGCGAGCGGTATCGCAAGGTCTTCACCGACCTCGGCGCCGGCGAGGTGCATGTCGTCGATTTCGACACGCGTCGCGACGCCTACGAGCGCAACCGCCTCGACGCGATCGCCGACTGCAACGGCATCTTCCTCACCGGCGGGAACCAGCTGCGGCTCTCCACGCTCATCGGCGGGACCGACGTCGCGCGCCTCCTCCGCGAGCGCAACGCCGCGGGCGTGCACATCGCCGGCACGAGCGCGGGCGCGAGCTTCCTCTCCGAGCACATGATCGCCTTCGGCGAGGACAACGCCGCGCCGCACGCCGGCTCGGTCACGCTCGCCCCGGGCCTCGGGCTCACCAACCGCGTCGTGATCGACCAGCACTTCACGCAGCGGAACCGGCTCGGGCGGCTCATCACCGCGCTCGCCTTCAATCCCTTCCTGATCGGCCTCGGCCTCGACGAGGACACCGCGGCGTTCATCGGGCCGGACCAGACGGTCGAGGTCGAGGGGAGCGGCACGCTCACCATCGTCGATGCGGAGAAGCTGAAGTTCTCGAGCATGGACCAGGCGGGGCCCAACGATCCCGTCTCGATGCTCGGCATCACGCTCCACGTGCTCATCCGCGGGGCGACCTTCAACCTGCACACCCGGAAGGCCTCGGCGGGCACCCTCGCGGCCGTGAAGGGCTAG
- a CDS encoding Mur ligase: MWEDSRRLFGASLWLHAPGAVLDAALEPRQAELEIEAWRTHALRLAMHVGWEPDLAVRRTADGSRAALALTAPIDALLGATLVNEWAWMRAASDGEARAAQTGDPDEPRLPWDETAARMALRAYLAAEENAPLRALETAARRAGTPLLFDETEVSLGYGTRGRTWPIGALPAPTEVPWHTLGRVPVALVTGSNGKTTTVRLVAAMLARAGHVVGFCCSDGVFIDGRRVERGDWSGPAGARRVLRDPRVTAAVLETARGGILRRGLACPRADAALITNIAEDHLGGYGIESLGDLADVKLVVAHALRDAGTLVLNADDLLLRTTPHHHHGPVAWFKADEPPAVLPPPAEMPLTLGGAARHNVSNLAGAAVLATLLGAPAHAIRAVASSFGTENDDNPGRLERFERGGVRIWIDYAHNPHGLGALLAAAAASRGTGRLGLLLGQAGDRDDDAIRALARTAWDAAPDRIVLKDLDGYLRGRERGDVPALLRAELLESGARAEQIDLATDETDGVRRLLAWARPGDLLVLPVHALEARERAIQLVQNWT, encoded by the coding sequence TTGTGGGAGGACTCGCGCCGGCTCTTCGGCGCGAGTCTCTGGCTCCATGCGCCGGGGGCGGTGCTCGACGCCGCGCTCGAGCCGCGTCAGGCCGAGCTCGAGATCGAGGCGTGGCGCACCCACGCCCTCCGCCTCGCGATGCACGTCGGCTGGGAGCCGGACCTCGCGGTGCGGCGCACGGCCGACGGATCGCGCGCGGCGCTCGCGCTCACCGCGCCGATCGACGCGCTCCTCGGCGCCACGCTCGTCAACGAATGGGCCTGGATGCGCGCCGCCAGCGATGGCGAGGCCCGCGCCGCGCAGACCGGCGATCCCGACGAGCCGCGGCTCCCGTGGGACGAGACGGCGGCACGCATGGCGCTCCGGGCGTACCTCGCGGCGGAGGAGAACGCGCCGTTGCGCGCCCTCGAGACCGCGGCGCGCCGCGCCGGCACGCCGCTCCTCTTCGACGAGACCGAGGTCTCGCTCGGCTACGGCACACGCGGGCGGACCTGGCCCATCGGCGCACTCCCCGCGCCGACCGAGGTGCCGTGGCACACCCTCGGCCGCGTCCCGGTCGCGCTCGTCACCGGGAGCAACGGCAAGACGACCACGGTCCGGCTCGTCGCCGCGATGCTCGCGCGCGCGGGCCACGTCGTCGGGTTCTGCTGCAGCGACGGCGTGTTCATCGACGGGCGGCGTGTGGAGCGGGGGGACTGGAGCGGCCCCGCCGGGGCGCGACGCGTGCTGCGCGACCCGCGGGTGACCGCCGCCGTCCTCGAGACCGCGCGCGGCGGGATCCTGCGTCGGGGCCTCGCCTGTCCGCGCGCCGACGCGGCGCTCATCACGAACATCGCCGAGGACCATCTCGGCGGGTACGGCATCGAGTCGCTCGGCGACCTCGCCGACGTGAAGCTCGTCGTCGCCCATGCGCTCCGCGACGCCGGGACGCTCGTGCTCAACGCGGACGACCTCCTTCTCCGCACCACGCCGCATCATCATCACGGACCGGTCGCCTGGTTCAAGGCCGACGAGCCTCCCGCGGTGCTGCCACCGCCGGCCGAGATGCCGCTCACACTCGGCGGCGCCGCGCGCCACAACGTGTCGAACCTCGCCGGCGCCGCCGTGCTCGCGACGCTGCTCGGCGCGCCCGCGCATGCGATCCGCGCCGTCGCGTCGTCGTTCGGCACTGAGAACGACGACAACCCCGGCCGGCTCGAGCGTTTCGAGCGCGGCGGCGTGCGCATCTGGATCGACTATGCGCACAACCCGCACGGACTCGGCGCGCTGCTCGCCGCGGCCGCGGCGTCACGCGGCACGGGCCGGCTCGGACTTCTACTCGGGCAGGCCGGCGACCGCGACGACGATGCGATCCGCGCGCTCGCGCGCACCGCGTGGGACGCGGCGCCCGACCGGATCGTGCTGAAGGACCTCGACGGCTACCTGCGCGGCCGGGAGCGCGGGGACGTGCCGGCGCTGCTGCGCGCGGAGTTGTTGGAGTCCGGTGCGCGCGCCGAGCAGATCGATCTCGCGACCGACGAGACCGACGGGGTGCGGCGGCTGCTCGCGTGGGCGCGGCCGGGGGACCTGCTCGTGCTGCCCGTTCACGCGCTCGAGGCGCGTGAACGGGCGATCCAGCTCGTTCAGAACTGGACCTGA
- the cphA gene encoding cyanophycin synthetase, translated as MRVLDRAVYVGPSLYAHFPVIRLELDLEALEEWPTTRLGSAFIDGLLAALPGLAEHGCSYGEPGGFIRRMTEDEGTWLGHVLEHVAIELQNVAGLKVTFGKTRGAGRPGVYHVVYEYEQRDEGLEAGELAMRLINSLLPDEVRAPGEAPFDWTRERDGFIRFSQRRALGPSTASIVQAAEARGIPWIRLNSQSLIQLGYGKYQQRIQATVTGRTSHIAVELASDKEETNKILATLGLPVPKQELVQSADAAARAARRIGYPVVVKPYNGNHGRAVAIHLKTEEAVRAAFAAAQEVSRSVLVESYITGDDHRLLVVNGTLVAATRRTPGHVVGDGTRTIAELIDIVNQDPRRGIGHEKVLTRLELDAQAERLLTEKGYTAATVPAKGEAVYLRSTANLSTGGTATDVTDVIHPDNVEMAQRAIQAIGLDVGGVDFLSADITQSYKKHGGAICEVNAAPGFRMHSAPSEGRPRDVAGPVIDMLFPPGSPTVVPIAAVTGTNGKTTTSRMLAHICKMGGMTPGFTTTDGVYIDGQRTVEGDMTGPVATRTVLSDPSIDVAVLEIARGGLLRAGMGTRYVNVGAVLNVRSDHLGMKGIDTLEDLAEVKRTVVEVARDAAVLNADDPLCLKMAAYTEAKHLCYVTMDPAHALVREHIRAGGRAVSLETGVNGQMITIYDKGAHIPLLWTHLIPATMEGRAMHNVSNAMFAAAMAFSMGLKLETIRQGLRTFDTTFFQAPGRTNVYNEHPFKVILDYGHNAHAVEAMADLATRLDVTGRRIVVVAGPGDRRDEDIRDIARAVAGRFDHYICRRDDSLRGRDGDEVPGMIAATLKASGVDAKRITIIPEEQEAVEAALRMARAGDLLLVFGDEITRCWKQIIHFTPDGALRPVTAEFPVPRAVAASAPAAELVQREMGSLVRDERGVRLARESDD; from the coding sequence ATGAGAGTCCTCGACCGCGCGGTCTACGTCGGCCCCTCGCTCTACGCCCACTTCCCCGTCATCCGCCTCGAGCTCGACCTCGAGGCGCTCGAGGAGTGGCCCACCACGCGCCTGGGCAGCGCGTTCATCGACGGCCTCCTCGCCGCCCTCCCCGGCCTCGCCGAGCATGGCTGCTCCTATGGCGAACCCGGCGGCTTCATCCGCCGCATGACCGAGGACGAGGGCACCTGGCTCGGCCATGTGCTCGAGCACGTGGCGATCGAGCTGCAGAACGTCGCCGGTCTCAAGGTCACCTTCGGCAAGACGCGCGGCGCCGGGCGCCCGGGCGTCTACCATGTCGTCTACGAGTACGAGCAGCGCGACGAGGGCCTCGAGGCGGGGGAGCTCGCGATGCGGCTCATCAACTCGCTCCTCCCCGACGAGGTGCGCGCCCCCGGCGAGGCGCCCTTCGACTGGACGCGCGAGCGCGATGGTTTCATCCGCTTCTCGCAGCGCCGCGCGCTCGGGCCGAGCACCGCGTCGATCGTGCAGGCCGCCGAGGCGCGCGGCATCCCGTGGATCCGCCTCAACAGCCAGTCGCTCATCCAGCTCGGCTACGGCAAGTACCAGCAGCGCATCCAGGCGACGGTCACCGGCCGCACCTCGCACATCGCCGTGGAGCTCGCGAGCGACAAGGAGGAGACCAACAAGATCCTGGCCACGCTCGGCCTTCCGGTGCCCAAGCAGGAGCTCGTACAGAGCGCCGACGCCGCCGCGCGCGCGGCGCGTCGCATCGGGTACCCGGTCGTCGTGAAGCCGTACAACGGCAACCACGGGCGCGCGGTCGCGATCCACCTCAAGACCGAGGAGGCCGTCCGCGCCGCCTTCGCGGCCGCGCAGGAGGTCTCGCGCTCGGTCCTCGTGGAGAGCTACATCACCGGCGACGACCATCGGTTGCTCGTCGTGAACGGCACGCTCGTCGCCGCGACGCGGCGCACGCCGGGCCACGTCGTCGGCGACGGCACGCGCACCATCGCCGAACTCATCGACATCGTGAACCAGGACCCGCGCCGCGGCATCGGGCACGAGAAGGTCCTCACGCGTCTCGAGCTCGACGCGCAGGCCGAGCGCCTCCTCACCGAGAAGGGCTACACCGCCGCGACGGTGCCCGCCAAGGGCGAGGCGGTCTACCTCCGGTCCACCGCCAACCTCTCCACCGGCGGCACGGCCACGGACGTCACCGACGTCATCCATCCCGACAACGTCGAGATGGCGCAGCGCGCCATCCAGGCGATCGGCCTCGACGTCGGCGGCGTGGACTTCCTCTCGGCCGACATCACGCAGTCGTACAAGAAGCACGGCGGCGCGATCTGCGAGGTGAACGCCGCGCCGGGCTTCCGCATGCACTCGGCGCCGAGCGAAGGGCGCCCGCGCGACGTCGCCGGGCCGGTGATCGACATGCTGTTCCCGCCGGGCTCGCCGACCGTCGTGCCGATCGCCGCGGTGACCGGCACCAACGGCAAGACCACGACGAGCCGCATGCTCGCCCACATCTGCAAGATGGGCGGCATGACGCCGGGCTTCACGACCACCGACGGCGTCTACATCGACGGCCAGCGCACGGTCGAGGGCGACATGACCGGTCCGGTCGCGACGCGGACCGTGCTCTCCGACCCGTCGATCGACGTCGCCGTGCTCGAGATCGCCCGCGGCGGCCTGCTCCGCGCCGGCATGGGGACCCGCTACGTGAACGTCGGCGCGGTGCTCAACGTCCGCTCCGACCACCTCGGCATGAAGGGCATCGACACGCTCGAGGACCTCGCCGAGGTGAAGCGCACCGTCGTCGAGGTGGCGCGCGACGCCGCGGTGCTCAATGCCGACGATCCGCTCTGCCTCAAGATGGCCGCCTACACCGAGGCGAAGCATCTCTGCTACGTGACGATGGATCCGGCGCACGCGCTCGTGCGCGAGCACATCCGCGCCGGGGGCCGCGCCGTCTCGCTCGAGACCGGCGTGAACGGCCAGATGATCACCATCTACGACAAGGGCGCGCACATCCCGCTGCTGTGGACGCACCTGATCCCGGCGACGATGGAAGGACGCGCGATGCACAACGTCTCCAACGCGATGTTCGCCGCGGCGATGGCGTTCTCGATGGGCCTCAAGCTCGAGACCATCCGGCAGGGCCTGCGGACGTTCGACACGACGTTCTTCCAGGCGCCGGGGCGCACGAACGTCTACAACGAGCACCCGTTCAAGGTCATCCTCGACTACGGGCACAACGCGCACGCCGTCGAGGCGATGGCCGATCTCGCGACGCGGCTCGATGTCACGGGGCGCCGGATCGTCGTCGTCGCCGGCCCGGGCGACCGCCGCGACGAGGACATCCGCGACATCGCGCGCGCGGTGGCGGGCCGCTTCGACCACTACATCTGCCGCCGCGACGACTCGCTGCGCGGACGCGATGGCGATGAGGTCCCCGGCATGATCGCCGCCACGCTCAAGGCGTCGGGCGTGGACGCGAAGCGGATCACGATCATCCCCGAGGAGCAGGAGGCCGTGGAGGCCGCGCTCCGCATGGCCCGCGCCGGCGACCTGCTCCTCGTCTTCGGCGACGAGATCACGCGCTGCTGGAAGCAGATCATCCACTTCACGCCCGACGGGGCGCTGCGCCCGGTGACCGCGGAGTTCCCGGTCCCGCGCGCGGTCGCGGCGAGCGCGCCGGCGGCGGAGCTCGTGCAGCGCGAGATGGGCTCGCTCGTCCGCGACGAGCGCGGCGTGCGGCTCGCGCGCGAGAGCGACGACTGA
- a CDS encoding TonB-dependent receptor, with translation MTSRSILASTLRALAGALLLVLLPAVSRAEIAPRFTPAVLGSVVDSAGTPLANATIIVAEVGRSTTTNAEGAFVLRGLPSGEYHLSVTLIGYAPGHVVVTVPPAGPDVRVRVELRATPLRLSSVVVSASPTGTESERLTQTAAELSGKSLARAMSSSVAATLASEPGVSQRYSGPAATMPVIRGLSGDRILVLQDGERSGDLASAAADHGVSVDPLAAQRIEVVRGPASLLYGNNALGGVVNVISNDIPTSVPTHVEGSVGSQGESVTPGAAVNAGFTAPLGGRSALSVRGGYRDMGPLRTGGATTLDGTDSRASNGAIGYGYIGERGNFGLGVRLYDFNYGIPAEAGDPEAGIRLDGRRTGLSARTGLQLASTAVPYLRIEGTAQDYAHDEIEPDGAIGTHFELRTQTLNAQASTAFGRFKGAIGLQGLFKQYAATGEEALTPAADSRGLGAFLFQEIVVRETGSAHPGHKGDVNLQFGARWDDYEIASKTGDPKFGPGRTVNFRNGSGSLGLSWSVTEIVSLSGSVARAFRAPTVEELYSNANHAAAGTYDQGNAALRSETSTGGEAIIRVRAARTSAQFSAYVNRIDDYVTPNIVGDTLVDGELVPLNRFAQADAELRGVEGSVETRLGDAFVASVMGDVVRGEFRGGGALPFMPPARVGAGLRWEQGRFSVSSDVRHGFAQDRVTGGDVDIATDAYTVVNLSAGTQWLVGNILHQLTLRADNVGDTRYFDAASRIKRFAANPGRNISLVYQVQF, from the coding sequence ATGACATCCCGTTCGATCCTCGCCTCGACGCTGCGCGCCCTCGCTGGCGCGCTCCTGCTCGTCCTGCTCCCCGCGGTCTCGCGCGCCGAGATCGCTCCTCGCTTCACCCCTGCCGTGCTCGGCAGCGTCGTCGACAGTGCCGGCACGCCGCTCGCGAACGCGACGATCATCGTTGCCGAGGTCGGTCGCTCCACGACGACCAATGCGGAGGGCGCGTTCGTGCTCCGCGGCCTGCCGTCGGGTGAGTACCATCTCAGTGTCACCCTCATCGGTTACGCACCGGGGCATGTCGTCGTGACGGTCCCCCCCGCCGGCCCCGACGTGCGCGTGCGCGTCGAACTGCGCGCGACGCCGCTCCGGCTCTCGTCCGTGGTCGTCAGTGCCTCACCCACCGGCACCGAGAGTGAACGCCTCACGCAGACCGCGGCCGAGCTCTCCGGCAAGTCGCTCGCGCGGGCCATGAGTTCCTCGGTCGCGGCGACGCTCGCGTCGGAGCCCGGCGTGAGCCAGCGCTACAGCGGTCCGGCCGCGACCATGCCCGTCATCCGCGGCCTGTCAGGCGACCGGATCCTCGTGCTCCAGGACGGGGAGCGCTCCGGCGACCTCGCGTCCGCCGCGGCCGATCACGGCGTGTCGGTGGACCCGCTGGCGGCGCAGCGCATCGAGGTCGTGCGCGGTCCGGCCTCGCTGCTCTACGGCAACAACGCGCTCGGCGGCGTGGTGAACGTCATCTCGAACGACATCCCGACCTCGGTCCCGACGCACGTCGAAGGGTCGGTCGGCTCCCAGGGCGAGTCGGTGACGCCCGGGGCGGCGGTGAACGCCGGTTTCACGGCGCCACTGGGCGGCCGCAGCGCGCTGTCGGTGCGCGGCGGGTATCGCGACATGGGGCCGCTCCGCACGGGTGGCGCGACGACGCTCGACGGCACCGACTCGCGCGCGTCCAACGGCGCGATCGGCTACGGGTACATCGGCGAGCGCGGCAACTTCGGGCTCGGGGTGCGGCTGTACGACTTCAACTACGGCATCCCCGCGGAAGCGGGCGATCCCGAGGCGGGGATCCGGCTCGACGGTCGACGCACCGGCCTGAGCGCGCGGACGGGCCTGCAACTGGCCTCGACGGCCGTACCCTATCTGCGCATCGAAGGGACCGCGCAGGACTACGCGCATGACGAGATCGAGCCCGATGGCGCGATCGGGACGCACTTCGAGCTCCGGACGCAGACCCTGAACGCGCAAGCCTCGACGGCGTTCGGGCGGTTCAAGGGCGCGATCGGACTGCAGGGCCTCTTCAAGCAGTACGCGGCGACCGGTGAGGAGGCGCTCACGCCCGCGGCCGACTCGCGCGGCCTCGGGGCGTTCCTCTTCCAGGAGATCGTGGTCCGCGAGACCGGGTCGGCGCATCCCGGGCACAAGGGAGACGTGAACCTGCAGTTCGGCGCCCGCTGGGACGACTACGAGATCGCGTCGAAGACCGGCGATCCGAAGTTCGGTCCGGGACGTACGGTGAACTTCCGCAACGGCTCCGGCTCGCTCGGCCTCAGCTGGTCCGTCACGGAGATCGTGTCTCTCAGCGGGTCGGTCGCGCGCGCGTTCCGCGCGCCGACGGTCGAGGAGCTGTACTCCAATGCGAACCACGCCGCCGCCGGCACGTACGATCAAGGCAACGCGGCCCTGCGCTCCGAGACGAGCACCGGCGGCGAGGCGATCATCCGGGTACGCGCGGCGCGGACGAGCGCGCAGTTCTCCGCCTACGTGAATCGCATCGATGATTACGTGACGCCGAACATCGTCGGCGACACGCTCGTGGACGGCGAGCTCGTGCCGCTCAACCGCTTCGCGCAGGCGGATGCGGAGCTGCGCGGCGTGGAAGGCTCGGTGGAGACGCGACTCGGCGATGCGTTCGTCGCGAGCGTGATGGGTGACGTCGTGCGCGGCGAGTTCCGTGGCGGCGGCGCGCTGCCGTTCATGCCGCCGGCCCGCGTGGGCGCCGGACTCCGCTGGGAGCAGGGACGCTTCTCGGTCTCCAGCGACGTGCGGCACGGCTTCGCGCAGGATCGCGTGACCGGCGGGGACGTGGACATCGCCACCGACGCGTACACGGTGGTGAATCTCAGCGCCGGGACGCAGTGGCTGGTGGGGAACATCCTCCATCAGCTCACCCTGCGCGCCGACAACGTCGGCGATACGCGCTACTTCGATGCGGCGAGCCGGATCAAGCGGTTCGCGGCGAATCCCGGCCGCAACATCTCGCTCGTGTATCAGGTCCAGTTCTGA
- a CDS encoding beta-aspartyl-peptidase, giving the protein MLKLLTNARLYAPEPRGTCHLLVAGGRIAWIGTERPQLGASLHVEETDLGGRRLIPGLVDLHVHLTGGGGEAGPETKVPPLPLSRFTRGGVTSVVALLGTDDATRHPRELVTAVHALRNEGLSAWAWTAGYHIPPVTITGTVRGDIAAIECIIGAKTAVSDHRSSQPTRDELLRLASEAHVGGLMTGKAGLVHCHLGDGARGLEPLRDALAHAELPRRVFHPTHVNRKRALFDDAVAFAKEGSHVDITAFPVSEGEDAWAAETALLRYLDSGAPLERVSISSDGGGCLPEFDGEGRVVRMGVGDPGDLARTLAALLAAGAPLERVLPAFTSNPARLLRLARKGALTVGADADAVVLDEQGTITDVMANGTWHLRDGATVTHGTFESPGSFARHA; this is encoded by the coding sequence GTGCTCAAGCTGCTGACCAACGCCCGACTCTACGCCCCCGAACCCAGGGGCACGTGCCACCTGCTCGTGGCCGGCGGTCGCATCGCGTGGATCGGCACCGAGCGGCCCCAGCTGGGCGCCAGCCTCCACGTCGAGGAGACCGACCTCGGCGGCCGCCGCCTCATCCCCGGCCTCGTGGACCTCCACGTCCACCTCACCGGCGGCGGCGGCGAGGCCGGCCCCGAGACCAAGGTCCCGCCGCTCCCGCTCTCCCGCTTCACCCGCGGCGGCGTCACCAGCGTCGTCGCCCTCCTCGGCACCGACGACGCCACGCGCCATCCGCGCGAGCTCGTCACCGCCGTGCACGCGCTCCGCAACGAAGGCCTGAGCGCCTGGGCCTGGACCGCCGGCTACCACATCCCGCCGGTCACCATCACCGGCACCGTGCGCGGTGACATCGCCGCCATCGAGTGCATCATCGGCGCCAAGACCGCGGTGAGCGACCATCGCTCGTCGCAGCCCACGCGCGACGAGCTGCTGCGGCTCGCGAGCGAGGCGCACGTGGGCGGGCTCATGACCGGGAAGGCCGGGCTCGTGCACTGTCACCTCGGCGACGGCGCGCGCGGCCTGGAGCCGCTGCGCGATGCGCTCGCGCACGCGGAGCTCCCACGGCGCGTCTTCCACCCCACGCACGTGAATCGCAAGCGCGCGCTCTTCGACGACGCGGTGGCATTCGCCAAGGAGGGCTCGCACGTGGACATCACGGCCTTCCCCGTGAGCGAGGGCGAGGATGCGTGGGCGGCGGAGACGGCGCTGCTACGCTACCTCGATTCGGGCGCGCCGCTCGAGCGCGTCTCGATCAGCTCCGACGGCGGCGGCTGTCTCCCCGAGTTCGACGGCGAAGGACGCGTCGTGCGCATGGGCGTCGGCGACCCGGGCGACCTCGCGCGCACGCTCGCGGCACTCCTCGCGGCCGGCGCGCCGCTGGAGCGCGTCCTCCCGGCGTTCACGAGCAACCCTGCCCGTCTCCTGCGGCTGGCGCGGAAGGGCGCGCTCACCGTCGGCGCCGACGCCGACGCGGTCGTGCTCGACGAACAGGGCACCATCACCGACGTCATGGCCAACGGCACCTGGCACCTGCGCGACGGCGCGACCGTCACGCACGGCACCTTCGAATCCCCCGGCAGCTTCGCGAGGCACGCATGA